From the genome of Bradyrhizobium sp. ORS 278:
GCTGCGCAATGGTCACCGGCGGATAGATCACCTTGGCGTCGCGGCCATAGATCTTCTTGATGCGGCGGGCGACGAATTGCGAGTTGGTGAAGATGGCATCGGGGCCATGCGCGGTGCGCGCGTCCCAGATCCGCATCTTATGCAGCAGCGCGCGGGCGATCAGGCCCTTGACGCCGGTGGCGTAGCCGCTCTCCTGCAGATATTGGTGCTGCAAATCCCAGGCATAGCGCATCGGCGAATGCACATAGGCGATGTGCAGCTGCTCCGGTCCCGTCAACACACCCTTGGCCACCGCGCAGCTCGAGGAGATCACGAGGTCGTAGCGCGACAGGTCGAGCTGCTCGATCGCGAGCGGCATCAGCGGCAGATAGGAGCGGTGATACTTCCCCAAGCCCGGCATCTTCTGCAGGAAGCTGGTGTGCGATGTCTCGAACCCGAGCCTGGCGCGGTCCTCGGGACGCAGCAGGTCGAACAGCGTGAAGACATCGGCGCCGGGATAGCAGCGCAAGATCTCCTGCAGGACCTTCTCGGCGCCGCCAATAACGTAGAGCCAATCGTGGACGATCGCGACGCGCATCGCACTCTCCCAAATCCCGGGGTATTTGAACAAACCCTTAAGGGAGGCGTTCATGCGCACAAAACCAATCCTAAACTTCTAGTTAATCGCCCTTCTCCTCCGACCTGTCGAATCCGCTGCTATCAGGTAAGGATCAGTTAAGGATCGATAAGCCGCATCACGTCTCAAGTCGTGACATGCGTGTGCCGGACCAGAACGCGATACGAGGCCATGGTCCGCTTCGGCACACTCGGGCACCATAGGCCGTCTTGCTTAACATGCTCTTGCCGGGCGCAACGGCCGCGCGCATGGCGCCATGCAGGGGACGACGGCCGCGACGCTGCGCCACACCTGTTTGTTAACCCTGCGCGGCCGCACGCGAACGTGATCGCGCGCGCGATCAGCCGGCGACGACGAGCCGCGTGATCGCGTAGCCGTGGCGGATCGTGCGGTTCAGCACGGGATCGACCAGCTCGAACTCGAATCGATCGGCGGGTCGGATGCCGCCCTTGGCCGCGAAGGTCCCGCCGAACATCGCGGTTCCCTCCGGCAGCCCGGCCTCGCCATACCGGCGCGCAACCAGATCGCCCGGCGCCAGCATGCCGCTCAGCGCGCCCTCCTGGTACAGCACACGCTCGCCATCGATCGTCGCGTAGGCGCGCAGCATCAGCCGGTCCCAATGCGCGGCGAGGTCGTCGACCCGCCACAGCTCGGGCGCGACCGGCTTGTCGCACATCTGCTTCGAGACCGTGATGTTGTAGGTCTCGACCTTGCGGTCGGTGTGATCGGAGCCGACGCCGACGAGCAGCCTGCCGCCGGATTTCACCAGCACGAACTCGACCTCGCCGGAGGAGTCGCGGCCGGAGACCTCGATGACGTCCGATACCGTCAGCCGGCTCGCCGCGACCTCGTAATAGATCGGCGTGGTCGCCGGGCGCGGGATGCCGAGCTCTTCCAGTTCGGCGATGTGCTTGTCGCGGGCGACCGGATCGCGCCCGGTCCAGCCGGCGATGACGAGGCGGCTCAGCGTGACCGGCTGCCGCGCCGCAGTGCCATCGGTGTGAACCAGGAAGTCGATCGTCGTGCCGCTCATCGTGTCATTGCCTCTGTGAGATCAGCACGCCGCTTAGCCTGATCCCGGCGGACCGACAAGCAGCTCATCGGGGCCTCATGTTTCGAGACGCGCCGCACGCGTCGCTCCTCACCATGAGGGTTGAGATGCCCACGGCCCTCACTCCTTGCCCGCCTTCTCCGCCTCATGATCCTCCCTCAGATGCCGCTTGCGGATCTGGTGCGTGGTGAACCAGATCAGCGCGATCGCCACCGGCACGAAGGCGGCGGTGGCGAAGGTCGGCTCGACCGGCAGGCCGGCATCGTGCGCGCCCTTGGCGAGATAGCCGAACAGGCTGACGACGTAGTAGCCGATCGCGGCCACCGAGAGCCCTTCGACGGTGCTCTGCAGCCGCAGCTGCAGCTTGGTGCGCTCGTTCATCGAGCGCAAGAGATCGCGGTTCTGCTCCTCCAGCTCGACGTCGACACGGGTGCGCAGGAGATCGGCGGCGCGGGCCAGCTTGCGCGACAGGTTGTCCTGCCGCCGCTCCAGCGTGGTGAGCGTGCGCATCGCCGGCGCGATGCGGCGAGAGAGGAACGAGGACCAGCTCGAATAGGGCGTGATCGGCTCGCCCTCGATCACCGTGAGCCGCGCCTGCACCAGCTCCCAATAGGCGCGGCTGGCGCCGAAGCGGAACAGCGAGCCGGTGGCATCGCGTTCCAGCGACGCCGCGAGCTCGGTCAGCTCGTCCAGCAGGTGGTTGTTGATCTTCAGCGTCTCGGCGCCCTGCATCTCCTCGAGCACCTCGCCGAGCCGCCGCTCGATGCGATCGACCTGCGGCGCCAGCTCCAGCGCGGCCGGCAGGCCGAGCAGCGCCAGCGTGCGATACGTCTCGAGCTCCAGCACGCGCTGTACAAGCGCGCCGAGACGTTCGGGCGTCGGTCCCTCGATGCACACCAGGATGCGGGTGAAGCCGTCCTCGTCGAGGCGGAAGTCGGACGCGAGCGCGCCGATCGAGCCCTTGACCGCGACCAGCGCGAGGCTGCTCTTGTCGAACAGCGCTTCGGCACGCTTGACCGGATCGGTCACGCTCTCGACCCCGAGCTTGACCGCGACCAGGAGCTCGCCGGAGAGCTTCAACGACGCGATCAACGCCTGCAGCTCCGGCGCGATCGCACCGAAGGCGAGCTTCGGCACACTGGCCGGCGGGCTCCAGATCCAGGTGAAGGTGGCGAACTCTGAATGCTGCTCCCAGCGCAGCCGCGCGGAGCCCACCACGACCTGGTGATGCTTGATGCCCGGCTCCGGCGGTGCCGCGCCATGTCTGGCGCAGAACGCCGCGAGGCTGTCGCGGTCCGCCGCGGCGCTGTCGCCTTTGGCCATGACCGCGAAGCGGATGACGGACACCGGCTGCGTCAGCGGCGTGAACGGCCGCGCATGCACCTCGTTGAGCACGCTGTCGCGCAGCGGATGCGGGGTGAAGACGGACATGTCCAGCGCGGTCATCGGCGGACTCCGCGGCTGCCGTGGTGCCGCGCCGATCGAACGCCATCCGTTGTCGATGAACTCCGAGCCGCGACGCGCGGCGCCTGCAATGCCGTCACGCCTGAAACGTTCACCCCCATGATGCCGCCAACCGCCTCCCCACTGGTCCCGCCGGCGCGACTCGCGCACGCCGCACGTGTTGAAGCCAGTGTAGCGCAATTCGATGACGACGCCACGGCTGCGGCCGTGTGTGCATCCGGTGATGTCACCGCAACCTCGCGACAACAACCGTCGTCCCGGCGAACGCCGGGACCCACAGCCACCGGCCGGCATGCGGCAGGCAACCGGCAGTGACATCCCTCGGCAGATCACGCGGTATGGGTCCCAGCGTTCGCCTGAGCGTTCGCCGGGACGACGATGGTGGATCCACCTCATCCTCACGCAGACATACCAAAACCTCCCGCGGCGCGTCCGCACCCAAGATCATGTTCAACAAAAGCCTCCGGCGATGCCGAGGGCGCAGGGAAGGCCGGGCCTCGACTGAGGCCCGTGGCCCCCGTGCGGGAAAAAATGCACGGGGAAGGAACCACAGGTCCAGCCGGACGACCCGGCCCTCCCTGCGCGATGGTTTGAACGTCTGCTCCGCGCTCTCCCCGGGGACCGGGCTTGTTTGCCCCCGTCACCCGCGCGACACGTCATGTCACGCCGGCTTGGCGCCAGCATCGGGGCGCCAGGACCACACGGCTTGAACGTCCGCAGGCTCGCCAATCGTCCAGCGCTTGAGCACCTGACAGGCCCGCGGCCACCGCTCCCCGCCTCAACGTATCGTGACGACGCGCACGCCCCTCTGGATGAGGACGGGATGCGGGGAGTAGAGCATGATTTCGGAATTTTAGCAAGAAGAATTTGGCCAGAAGGCCGAGAGCCGATTCCGCCCCACGCTGTCATCGTCCGCGAAGGCGGACGATCCAGTACGCCGGGACGTCTCGGTTCGATTTCGACTGCCGCGGCGTACTGGATGCCCCGCCTTCGCGGGGCATGACAGCGGTGGAAACGGCGAGCGCGCACCCCGCCGCACGAAAGCCGGGCTTCAGGAGAATTCCACGCAAGCGAAGTTCTTGATCCGCTTGAACGCGATGTAGAGCTGCAGCTTGGTTTCCTGCACGTCGTCGCCGAGCGCCAGCATATAGGCCCGCAGCGCCTCGAAACGGTCGATCATGGCAGCATCGAGCTCTTCCATGACCGAGCTGATCGTCTTGTATCGACCGGAGCCGGCCAGACCTTGCTCCGTGGCCTGGGAGCCGGACACGGACCTTGCCGTCGCCTTGACGGAGGTGGCAACCAGCAGATTGAGCATCAGCAGGTCGGGACCGAAGCGGCGGTAGCGGATCAGCTCGATGTTGCGCTGAAACTGCTTCACGGCGTGATCGTCGTAGCGGTTGAAGTCGCCGGCGATGCAGATCAGGCGCGGCGCCGACCAGTCGACCGTCCGGGCTTGCTCCTTGCCGAGCTTCTCCATGACCAGCCATTGGAAATCCTTGCGGTAATCCATCAGCTAGTCGAGATAGAACAGGCCCTGATTGATGACGTTCTCGTTCGAGGCCCGCCTGTATTTGGCGAGGCGATGGCAACCGTTGTGGCGAGACTCTGAGGACGAATTGGGTTTTGGCGGACACGGTAGCCAACATCGTCGCGCACGGCGCCTGGGCGAACATGTTTCGACGCTTGCACGGCCGCGACGCCGAGATTATGGTCAAGATAGTCATATTGGTCATAGGACGTGACATGATGACGCCCAAACCGAAACAACCTGCCGCCCCCGCGGACGTCCCCTGGACGCTGGCCGGCGCCAAGGCGCGTC
Proteins encoded in this window:
- a CDS encoding glycosyltransferase — protein: MRVAIVHDWLYVIGGAEKVLQEILRCYPGADVFTLFDLLRPEDRARLGFETSHTSFLQKMPGLGKYHRSYLPLMPLAIEQLDLSRYDLVISSSCAVAKGVLTGPEQLHIAYVHSPMRYAWDLQHQYLQESGYATGVKGLIARALLHKMRIWDARTAHGPDAIFTNSQFVARRIKKIYGRDAKVIYPPVTIAQRDAILPVGSHFLAASRLVPYKRIEPIVRAFNAMPDLELVVAGDGPEAARLKSIAGPNVTFAGFVPDRQLRDLMTTARAFVFAAEEDFGIIPVEAQSEGAPVLALGRGGVRESILTTGPRPTGMFFESAEPDAIAGCVRAFVAREKAFSRLDCRQRAGFFSAERFRSQFVAAVNEELDNFRDGHHGRATRLIA
- a CDS encoding DUF2848 domain-containing protein — protein: MSGTTIDFLVHTDGTAARQPVTLSRLVIAGWTGRDPVARDKHIAELEELGIPRPATTPIYYEVAASRLTVSDVIEVSGRDSSGEVEFVLVKSGGRLLVGVGSDHTDRKVETYNITVSKQMCDKPVAPELWRVDDLAAHWDRLMLRAYATIDGERVLYQEGALSGMLAPGDLVARRYGEAGLPEGTAMFGGTFAAKGGIRPADRFEFELVDPVLNRTIRHGYAITRLVVAG
- a CDS encoding DUF5655 domain-containing protein → MDYRKDFQWLVMEKLGKEQARTVDWSAPRLICIAGDFNRYDDHAVKQFQRNIELIRYRRFGPDLLMLNLLVATSVKATARSVSGSQATEQGLAGSGRYKTISSVMEELDAAMIDRFEALRAYMLALGDDVQETKLQLYIAFKRIKNFACVEFS
- a CDS encoding DUF3422 domain-containing protein, translating into MTALDMSVFTPHPLRDSVLNEVHARPFTPLTQPVSVIRFAVMAKGDSAAADRDSLAAFCARHGAAPPEPGIKHHQVVVGSARLRWEQHSEFATFTWIWSPPASVPKLAFGAIAPELQALIASLKLSGELLVAVKLGVESVTDPVKRAEALFDKSSLALVAVKGSIGALASDFRLDEDGFTRILVCIEGPTPERLGALVQRVLELETYRTLALLGLPAALELAPQVDRIERRLGEVLEEMQGAETLKINNHLLDELTELAASLERDATGSLFRFGASRAYWELVQARLTVIEGEPITPYSSWSSFLSRRIAPAMRTLTTLERRQDNLSRKLARAADLLRTRVDVELEEQNRDLLRSMNERTKLQLRLQSTVEGLSVAAIGYYVVSLFGYLAKGAHDAGLPVEPTFATAAFVPVAIALIWFTTHQIRKRHLREDHEAEKAGKE